From a single Desulfoplanes formicivorans genomic region:
- the pgm gene encoding phosphoglucomutase (alpha-D-glucose-1,6-bisphosphate-dependent), which produces MSTHPLAGRKAPRNILPDIPALVAAYYEHIPDAADAHQRISFGTSGHRGSSLKQTFNQNHILAICQAICEYRRVQGYTGPLFLGRDTHALSQPATMTALEVFAANSVETVIQADNGYTPTPVISHAILTHNRNRTSGLADGVVVTPSHNPPEDGGFKYNPPNGGPADTDTTRWIADRANEHLANKLMGIKRLPYARALASHHVHAYDFVMPYVRDLATILDMEAIQRARLKIGVDPMGGSGIGFWEPIAEEYGLDIDVVNKNVDPTFSFMRVDRDGKIRMDCSSPYAMAGLIELKDRFDIAFGNDPDYDRHGIVTRQAGLIKPNDYLAAAISYLFSTRTGWNSHLAMGKTMVTTSMIDRVAGAMGRNVVEVPVGFKWFVPHLLEGTCGFGGEESAGASFLRKDGTVWTTDKDGIIMDLLAAEMTAVTGKDPATLYKELEDRFGTPVYQRIQAPASHEQKKALKQLSPDMVKATTLAGEPILAKQTRAAGNDAPFGGLKVVAPNGWFAARPSGTEEIYKIYAESFKGENHLQEILDQAQEMVNKALA; this is translated from the coding sequence ATGTCGACCCATCCTCTTGCAGGCCGCAAGGCTCCGCGTAACATCCTGCCGGATATTCCGGCTCTTGTTGCTGCATACTATGAACACATCCCTGATGCCGCGGATGCACACCAGCGCATCTCGTTCGGCACCTCGGGGCACCGCGGCAGCTCCCTCAAACAAACCTTCAATCAGAACCACATTCTGGCCATTTGTCAGGCCATCTGCGAGTACCGCCGGGTTCAGGGATACACCGGCCCCCTTTTTCTGGGCAGGGATACCCACGCCCTTTCCCAACCGGCCACCATGACCGCTCTGGAAGTATTTGCCGCCAACAGCGTTGAAACCGTCATCCAGGCAGATAACGGCTATACTCCCACGCCGGTGATATCCCATGCCATTTTGACCCATAACCGAAACCGGACATCCGGCCTTGCCGATGGCGTGGTCGTTACCCCTTCCCACAATCCGCCGGAAGACGGCGGATTCAAATACAACCCGCCCAACGGAGGCCCAGCAGATACCGACACCACCAGATGGATTGCCGACAGGGCCAACGAACACCTGGCCAACAAACTCATGGGAATCAAGCGCCTCCCATATGCCAGGGCCCTGGCCAGTCACCATGTGCATGCGTACGACTTTGTCATGCCCTATGTGCGCGATCTGGCAACCATCCTGGACATGGAAGCCATACAACGAGCCAGACTCAAGATCGGGGTCGATCCCATGGGAGGGTCGGGTATCGGATTCTGGGAGCCCATTGCCGAGGAGTATGGTCTTGATATCGACGTGGTCAACAAGAACGTGGACCCGACCTTTTCGTTCATGCGCGTGGACAGGGACGGCAAAATCCGTATGGACTGTTCCTCGCCCTATGCCATGGCCGGGCTCATCGAACTCAAGGACCGTTTTGACATCGCCTTTGGCAATGATCCCGATTATGACCGCCACGGCATCGTGACCAGACAGGCCGGACTCATCAAGCCCAATGACTATCTGGCCGCTGCCATCTCCTACCTTTTTTCCACCCGAACCGGATGGAACAGCCATCTTGCCATGGGCAAAACCATGGTCACCACGTCCATGATCGACCGGGTAGCCGGCGCCATGGGACGAAACGTGGTGGAGGTTCCTGTGGGCTTCAAGTGGTTCGTGCCCCATCTGCTTGAGGGAACATGCGGATTCGGCGGTGAAGAAAGCGCCGGGGCCTCTTTCCTGCGCAAGGATGGTACAGTCTGGACCACGGACAAGGACGGCATCATCATGGATCTTTTGGCCGCGGAAATGACGGCCGTGACGGGCAAGGATCCGGCCACCCTGTACAAGGAGCTGGAAGACCGATTCGGCACCCCGGTGTACCAGCGGATCCAGGCTCCGGCCAGCCATGAGCAGAAAAAAGCCCTCAAGCAATTGTCTCCGGACATGGTCAAGGCAACAACCCTGGCAGGAGAACCCATTCTTGCCAAACAGACCCGGGCAGCAGGCAATGATGCTCCCTTTGGGGGCCTCAAGGTGGTTGCCCCAAATGGCTGGTTTGCAGCCAGACCTTCGGGCACAGAAGAAATTTACAAGATATATGCCGAGAGTTTCAAAGGGGAAAACCATCTGCAGGAGATCCTGGACCAGGCCCAGGAAATGGTGAACAAGGCCCTGGCATAA
- the nhaA gene encoding Na+/H+ antiporter NhaA encodes MNKLASRTRQFFADFARLEAAGGILLMVATVLALWFSNSQLALWYTYFLTIPVQVSIGQLILAKPLVLWINDGLMAVFFLLVGLEIKRELLEGQLSSLSQVMFPSIGALGGMVVPALIYALFNLADPAALHGWAIPMATDIAFALGILTLFGRRVPIALKFFLLTLAIMDDIGAIIVIALFYSGALSILSMVLACVAIGVLFAMNLLGVTRPRAYLIVGTILWIFVLKSGIHATLAGVVIAFAIPLRVREGIEHSPAMRLEHTLHPWSTFLILPLFAFANAGVPLGGMGLSSLLHPVPLGIMAGLFIGKQAGVFGFLYLAVRAGLVHLPAGLSWKEIYGVAILCGVGFTMSLFIGSLAFEMEGCRLCTSINRIGIMLGSLFSCVLGAIVLHRVLPRHT; translated from the coding sequence ATGAACAAGCTTGCATCGCGGACCCGACAGTTCTTTGCTGATTTTGCCCGGTTGGAAGCTGCTGGCGGCATTCTGCTCATGGTGGCCACGGTTTTGGCCTTGTGGTTCAGCAATTCGCAACTGGCCTTGTGGTACACGTATTTTTTGACCATCCCCGTGCAGGTAAGCATCGGCCAGCTCATTTTGGCCAAACCCCTTGTCTTGTGGATCAATGACGGACTGATGGCTGTTTTTTTCCTGCTGGTCGGTCTTGAGATCAAACGGGAACTGCTCGAAGGTCAGTTGTCAAGCCTGAGCCAGGTCATGTTCCCGAGCATCGGGGCTCTGGGAGGGATGGTCGTTCCGGCGCTCATTTATGCCCTGTTCAATCTTGCCGATCCAGCGGCCCTGCACGGGTGGGCCATCCCCATGGCCACGGATATTGCTTTTGCCCTGGGCATTTTGACCCTTTTTGGACGGCGGGTACCCATTGCCCTCAAGTTTTTTCTGCTCACCCTGGCCATCATGGACGATATCGGCGCGATCATTGTCATTGCCCTTTTCTATTCCGGCGCCCTGTCCATATTGTCTATGGTCCTGGCCTGTGTGGCCATTGGCGTGCTCTTTGCCATGAACCTGTTGGGGGTGACAAGGCCAAGAGCCTATCTGATCGTTGGAACCATCTTGTGGATTTTTGTCCTCAAGTCCGGCATCCACGCCACATTGGCCGGGGTGGTCATTGCCTTTGCCATTCCATTGCGGGTCAGGGAAGGTATAGAACATTCGCCAGCCATGCGGCTCGAGCATACCCTGCATCCCTGGTCCACTTTCCTCATTCTCCCCTTGTTCGCCTTTGCAAATGCCGGAGTCCCCCTAGGTGGGATGGGGCTTTCTTCCCTGCTACACCCCGTGCCCCTTGGAATCATGGCTGGACTTTTCATTGGCAAACAGGCAGGAGTTTTCGGATTCCTCTATCTGGCCGTACGTGCGGGTCTCGTACACCTGCCTGCGGGACTTTCCTGGAAGGAGATTTATGGCGTGGCGATTCTTTGCGGAGTGGGATTCACCATGAGCCTGTTCATCGGTTCGTTGGCTTTTGAGATGGAGGGGTGCCGGTTGTGTACGTCCATCAATCGCATCGGGATCATGCTTGGATCGCTGTTTTCGTGTGTCTTGGGTGCCATTGTTTTGCACAGGGTTTTGCCCCGACACACTTAA
- the pilQ gene encoding type IV pilus secretin PilQ, which yields MAQESRGYSPELTQEKIDVDQPDPVLEVFSGEEKPVSVRPLPTMPTTLDVHDTEIRAVLQALAKAARQNILINTNIKGTATVRFHKTPWDEAFNALLKSHALTYEWEGDIIRVMSIEDMKKQLEIEALRAKSTSQDMAIKKLAPLKTRVIKVKYANIWDIQGSLISALGGESKKSGSITEDASGAAASNVSVSTEQKTDRGNVFVDVHSNSLILQARSEDMEMLTNLIAILDRPPKQIHLKAYIVEATKTTGRELGMQWGGKWSNNLSGSSDSATIGSAKGGEDGATALFGDGKSGQGMISNFPFGSIAAPGMGTNGLGLNFMLGNSASDILEAQLTALETKGEINILSSPSITTMDNLMAFTESGAKVPYVSYDDGDKTVEFEDAVLRLEITPHVIDSTYLKMKILVKKDEVDFSEATKVEGNPTIVKKQTSTNLIVRNNETIVISGLTKQTLSDATSQVPGLGDVPGLGWLFKGNSKSDEMEEILIFVTPTILDTHTEAFRKPPLAVHDATLGQQVAQ from the coding sequence ATGGCTCAGGAGTCTCGCGGATATTCTCCCGAACTGACCCAGGAGAAGATTGATGTGGATCAGCCGGATCCCGTGCTGGAGGTTTTTTCCGGCGAGGAAAAACCGGTCTCCGTGCGGCCCCTGCCCACCATGCCAACAACCCTGGATGTGCATGACACGGAAATTCGCGCCGTGCTCCAGGCTCTTGCCAAGGCGGCGCGGCAGAACATCCTCATCAATACCAATATCAAGGGTACCGCCACGGTACGTTTTCACAAAACCCCCTGGGACGAGGCCTTTAATGCGCTGCTCAAGTCCCATGCCCTGACATACGAATGGGAAGGCGATATCATTCGGGTTATGAGCATCGAAGACATGAAAAAGCAGTTGGAAATCGAGGCGTTGCGTGCCAAAAGTACAAGCCAGGACATGGCCATCAAGAAGCTGGCTCCGCTCAAGACCCGGGTCATCAAGGTCAAGTACGCCAATATCTGGGATATTCAGGGCTCGCTTATCTCTGCTCTGGGCGGGGAGAGCAAGAAATCCGGTTCCATAACTGAAGATGCAAGCGGGGCAGCCGCCAGCAATGTCTCCGTCAGCACGGAGCAGAAAACCGATCGGGGCAATGTCTTTGTGGATGTGCACAGCAACTCCCTGATCCTCCAGGCTCGGTCCGAAGACATGGAAATGCTCACCAATCTTATAGCCATTCTGGATCGTCCGCCCAAGCAGATCCACCTCAAGGCATATATTGTTGAAGCCACCAAGACGACCGGCAGGGAGCTGGGTATGCAATGGGGCGGCAAGTGGAGCAACAACCTTTCAGGCAGTTCGGACAGTGCCACCATTGGCAGTGCCAAGGGGGGAGAAGACGGTGCGACGGCCCTTTTTGGGGATGGAAAGAGCGGGCAAGGCATGATTTCCAACTTCCCGTTTGGGTCCATTGCGGCACCTGGCATGGGGACCAACGGGCTGGGACTCAATTTCATGCTCGGCAATTCAGCCAGTGACATCCTGGAGGCCCAGCTCACGGCCCTGGAAACCAAGGGTGAAATCAATATTCTTTCCAGTCCCTCCATCACGACCATGGACAATCTCATGGCCTTTACCGAAAGTGGTGCCAAGGTGCCGTATGTCAGTTATGACGACGGGGATAAGACTGTCGAGTTCGAGGACGCGGTGCTCCGTCTGGAGATTACGCCCCATGTCATTGATTCTACCTATCTCAAAATGAAGATTCTGGTCAAAAAGGATGAAGTGGATTTCAGTGAGGCCACCAAAGTGGAAGGCAATCCCACCATCGTGAAAAAGCAGACCAGTACCAATCTTATTGTACGCAACAATGAAACCATTGTTATTTCCGGGTTGACCAAGCAGACGTTGTCCGATGCAACGTCACAGGTTCCCGGTCTGGGTGATGTTCCCGGTCTGGGATGGCTGTTTAAAGGGAATAGTAAAAGTGACGAAATGGAAGAAATTCTGATTTTTGTCACCCCCACCATTTTGGATACGCATACCGAGGCCTTCCGAAAACCACCTTTGGCCGTTCATGATGCAACCCTTGGCCAACAGGTCGCCCAGTAG
- a CDS encoding sigma-54 interaction domain-containing protein, which yields MSEHHMPSFGLPFRNARVVLSLRFLVPVIFSGFSLLSFLLALLLAGYYDPSSWAMRFWGLAVWTISFGLAYAIMHMMVRPIEDFASRIEEIKEKESPGERVPTAQQNAPPRNELERFTQALDGVTDMLTRVESKTHFPDMVGESRAMRAVFSQLLVVAGSDTTALILGESGTGKELAAQGIHANSPRKHGPLVKVNCAAIPDTLVESELFGHEKGAFTGATTAKQGKFQQASGGTIFLDEIGDMPLETQAKLLRVLQDREVIPVGGSKPIRVDVRVIAATNKDLPQEVRDKRFREDLYFRINVFPVELPPLRDRLEDIPLFIDWFAQRADREIKITNQARQMLLAHSWPGNVRELIHCLERATLLAGKGEILPAHLPPPLKRALPVMEHQQSLNLNDRLKEIEKTLVEDALQRSHGVQVRAAELLGIQVRSLWHRVKKLEIDVSRFKQ from the coding sequence ATGTCTGAACACCATATGCCGAGCTTTGGTTTGCCCTTCAGAAATGCTCGTGTGGTTTTGAGCCTCAGGTTTCTGGTTCCTGTGATTTTTAGCGGGTTTTCCCTGCTTTCCTTTTTGCTGGCCTTGCTTCTTGCCGGATATTATGACCCGTCCTCATGGGCCATGCGGTTTTGGGGGTTGGCCGTGTGGACCATCTCCTTTGGCCTTGCCTATGCCATCATGCACATGATGGTACGCCCCATTGAGGACTTTGCCTCCAGGATCGAAGAGATCAAGGAAAAGGAGTCTCCAGGGGAACGCGTGCCGACAGCACAGCAGAACGCACCGCCCCGCAATGAGCTGGAGCGTTTTACCCAGGCCCTTGACGGGGTGACAGACATGCTCACCCGGGTGGAAAGCAAGACTCATTTCCCGGACATGGTGGGAGAGAGCAGGGCCATGCGCGCGGTGTTTTCCCAACTCCTTGTTGTGGCAGGCAGTGATACCACCGCCCTCATTCTGGGAGAATCAGGCACGGGCAAGGAGTTGGCTGCCCAGGGCATTCACGCCAACAGCCCGCGCAAACATGGTCCCCTGGTCAAGGTCAATTGCGCGGCCATTCCCGATACTCTGGTGGAAAGCGAACTATTTGGCCATGAAAAAGGGGCGTTTACAGGAGCCACCACAGCCAAGCAGGGCAAATTCCAACAGGCATCAGGCGGAACCATCTTTCTTGACGAAATCGGGGATATGCCCCTGGAAACCCAGGCCAAACTGCTGCGGGTGCTGCAGGACAGGGAAGTCATTCCGGTGGGCGGAAGCAAACCCATCAGGGTTGATGTGCGGGTCATTGCCGCCACCAACAAGGATTTGCCCCAAGAGGTCAGGGACAAGCGGTTCCGGGAGGATCTTTACTTCAGGATCAATGTTTTTCCCGTTGAACTGCCACCGTTGCGGGACCGGTTGGAAGACATTCCCCTGTTTATTGACTGGTTTGCACAGCGTGCAGACAGAGAGATCAAGATTACGAACCAGGCCCGGCAGATGCTTCTGGCTCATTCCTGGCCCGGCAATGTGCGCGAGCTTATACATTGTCTTGAACGGGCCACCCTTCTGGCCGGAAAAGGAGAGATCCTGCCAGCCCATTTGCCCCCCCCGTTGAAGAGGGCTCTTCCTGTCATGGAGCATCAGCAGAGCTTGAATCTCAATGATCGCCTCAAGGAAATTGAAAAGACCCTGGTGGAAGATGCCTTGCAACGTTCCCACGGAGTCCAGGTGCGCGCGGCTGAACTTTTGGGCATCCAGGTGCGCAGTTTGTGGCATCGGGTCAAAAAGCTGGAAATTGATGTGAGCAGATTCAAGCAATAA
- a CDS encoding type IV pilin protein, protein MKRETRKREQGFTLIEIIAVLIILGILAAVAVPKFMNMQDEAREKAKLGACAAASSQILMHFSDSLLNNGGDVDAAIGNATSTSILDTDLGDFDIKTVTLGADTITIELDMPDGYTDSVNNSTCTMPNPASNS, encoded by the coding sequence ATGAAGAGAGAAACGAGAAAAAGGGAACAGGGTTTTACGCTTATTGAAATCATTGCCGTTTTGATCATTCTGGGTATTTTGGCGGCAGTGGCTGTGCCGAAATTTATGAATATGCAGGATGAAGCTCGTGAAAAAGCTAAACTTGGAGCCTGTGCTGCGGCTTCTTCTCAAATTCTGATGCACTTTTCTGATTCTTTGCTCAATAATGGTGGAGATGTAGATGCTGCTATAGGTAATGCTACTAGCACATCTATTCTTGATACAGACTTGGGAGATTTTGATATTAAAACAGTTACTCTTGGAGCTGATACTATAACAATAGAGCTGGACATGCCTGATGGTTATACTGATTCTGTAAACAATTCAACGTGTACCATGCCAAATCCTGCTTCTAATTCTTAA
- a CDS encoding type II secretion system F family protein → MKYTYKAITDVGSTITGTLEAESVDAANALLSEKGYIPTRVVTDSGSSELWERLQTRLTKIKPQELILFTKQFRTMFKAGVSIMEIFRTMEAQTENRRLKQIIADIGENVKSGTSLADAFARHPRVFSPLYCNMLKAGEASGALPEVLNRLIYLLEHEHKVKSDIKSALQYPTIVLIALGVAFFVLLTFVIPKFVGIFKASHIDLPVPTLICMYLYQFISTYWYICLGGVVALILGLRYYFRTPQGRLVRDRVLLKIPIVGPVFTKSAMSRFASIFAILQASGVTALDSLDILSLTIGNAAISKEFDKIKELLKEGKGISGPLSQARFFTPMVVNMVAIGEESGNLDEMLQEVSNHYDDEVTYAVSQMSTNLGPILIVGLAAVVGFFALAIFLPMWDLTKMVH, encoded by the coding sequence ATGAAATATACGTACAAGGCCATTACGGATGTTGGGTCCACCATAACCGGAACCCTGGAAGCCGAAAGCGTCGATGCCGCTAACGCCCTTCTGAGCGAGAAGGGGTATATCCCCACACGGGTGGTTACGGACAGCGGGTCTTCGGAATTGTGGGAGCGATTGCAAACCCGTTTGACCAAAATCAAACCCCAGGAACTCATCCTGTTCACCAAACAGTTCAGGACCATGTTCAAGGCCGGGGTATCAATCATGGAAATTTTCAGGACCATGGAGGCTCAGACCGAAAATCGACGGCTCAAGCAGATTATCGCTGACATCGGTGAAAACGTGAAAAGCGGCACCTCCCTGGCCGATGCCTTTGCCAGGCATCCTCGTGTTTTTTCGCCCCTGTACTGCAACATGCTCAAGGCCGGTGAGGCCAGCGGCGCCCTGCCCGAGGTCCTCAACCGGCTCATCTATCTTCTGGAGCATGAGCACAAGGTCAAAAGCGATATCAAGTCGGCCCTGCAATACCCGACCATTGTCCTTATTGCCCTTGGTGTGGCCTTTTTTGTCCTGCTCACCTTTGTTATTCCCAAATTCGTGGGCATCTTCAAGGCCTCCCACATCGACTTGCCGGTTCCCACCCTCATCTGCATGTATCTGTACCAATTCATCTCCACCTATTGGTATATCTGTCTTGGTGGAGTCGTGGCATTGATACTGGGACTTCGGTACTATTTCAGGACCCCGCAGGGCCGACTGGTGCGGGATAGGGTCCTGCTCAAGATCCCCATTGTCGGTCCGGTGTTCACCAAGTCGGCCATGTCCCGGTTTGCCTCCATCTTTGCCATTCTTCAGGCCAGCGGGGTCACGGCCCTGGACTCTTTGGACATCCTTTCCCTGACCATCGGCAATGCAGCCATTTCCAAGGAGTTTGACAAGATCAAGGAACTCCTCAAGGAGGGCAAGGGAATTTCCGGCCCCCTGAGCCAGGCCCGGTTTTTCACACCCATGGTGGTCAACATGGTGGCCATTGGTGAGGAGTCGGGGAATCTGGATGAGATGCTCCAGGAAGTATCCAATCATTATGACGATGAAGTGACCTATGCCGTGTCCCAGATGTCCACCAACTTGGGACCCATCCTCATTGTGGGCCTTGCCGCTGTTGTGGGCTTTTTTGCCCTGGCCATCTTTTTGCCCATGTGGGATTTGACAAAGATGGTGCATTAA
- a CDS encoding GspE/PulE family protein, whose protein sequence is MRLGEMLVSAGLLTEEQLTQALNEQKKTGLKLGEYLIRNSIIKESQAIDLIGRQMRIKKFKHQDFPLDVDLIQYIPADMAIKFKAAPLRAQSNLLLVAMVDPMDINALDAIEIQSDMEVEPVICTEQELNQLIAGLYGVRTGMDGLMENISQLDVEDNVDTAVSATADVAVSSLEDMASEVPIIRLVNSILSQAVREKASDIHVSPEKNSVQIRFRIDGALQEIPSPPKSLHLAVVSRLKILANMDIANTRIPQDGRFTVTMETKEINVRVSTLPTIYGENVVMRLLDMSAGGYTLDELGMVDSDRDKITRVLQKPYGMLLCTGPTGSGKSTSLYAMLRMINTPDINIITLEDPVEYRVSNIRQVQLNSKAGMTFASGLRSILRQDPDVVMVGEIRDHETANIAVQAALTGHRLLSTVHTNDAAGAITRFVDMGIEPFLISSVLLATIAQRLVRKVCPYCREEYRPDAALLKFWGLHNVKDAVFVRGKGCYQCNNTGFKGRSGVYEILVNDDQVQDMILHRASSQEITRTLQKNGNLRTLKEDAAFKVLQGVTTLEEATRAVMV, encoded by the coding sequence ATGCGTCTTGGAGAAATGCTGGTTTCGGCAGGTCTGCTGACCGAGGAACAACTCACTCAGGCCCTGAACGAGCAAAAAAAGACCGGACTCAAATTGGGCGAGTACCTGATCCGAAACAGTATTATCAAGGAATCTCAGGCCATTGATTTGATCGGTCGGCAGATGCGGATAAAAAAATTCAAACATCAGGATTTTCCTCTGGATGTTGACCTGATTCAGTACATCCCCGCAGACATGGCCATCAAATTCAAGGCTGCCCCACTTCGTGCCCAGTCCAACCTTCTGCTGGTGGCCATGGTCGATCCCATGGACATCAACGCCCTAGATGCCATTGAGATCCAAAGCGACATGGAGGTGGAACCCGTCATCTGCACGGAGCAGGAACTCAATCAGCTCATTGCTGGTTTGTACGGTGTGCGTACGGGCATGGATGGGCTCATGGAAAACATCAGTCAGCTTGATGTGGAAGACAATGTTGATACCGCGGTCTCGGCTACTGCCGACGTGGCGGTCAGTTCCTTGGAGGACATGGCTTCAGAGGTCCCGATCATCCGTCTGGTCAATTCCATTTTGTCCCAGGCCGTGCGGGAAAAGGCATCGGACATCCACGTCAGTCCTGAGAAAAATAGTGTACAGATTCGGTTCCGCATTGACGGTGCACTGCAGGAGATTCCTTCCCCTCCCAAATCCCTTCACTTGGCGGTTGTTTCCCGTCTCAAGATTCTGGCTAACATGGATATTGCCAACACGCGCATTCCCCAGGACGGTCGGTTTACCGTGACCATGGAGACCAAGGAAATCAATGTCCGCGTTTCCACTCTGCCGACCATTTATGGCGAGAATGTGGTCATGCGTCTTTTGGACATGAGTGCGGGAGGGTATACCCTTGATGAATTGGGCATGGTTGATTCGGATCGGGACAAAATCACCCGGGTGCTGCAAAAGCCCTACGGCATGCTGCTGTGCACAGGTCCCACAGGAAGTGGTAAAAGCACGTCCCTGTATGCCATGCTTCGCATGATCAATACTCCTGATATCAATATCATTACTCTGGAAGACCCGGTGGAGTATCGGGTCAGCAATATCCGTCAGGTCCAATTGAACTCCAAGGCAGGCATGACCTTTGCCAGTGGCCTTCGTTCCATTCTCCGGCAGGATCCGGACGTGGTCATGGTAGGCGAAATAAGGGACCACGAGACCGCCAATATCGCAGTACAGGCAGCTTTGACCGGTCACCGCCTTCTTTCTACTGTGCATACCAACGATGCCGCCGGGGCCATCACCCGGTTCGTGGACATGGGCATCGAGCCCTTTCTGATTTCTTCGGTGCTCCTTGCCACCATTGCCCAGCGGTTGGTGCGCAAGGTCTGTCCTTATTGCAGGGAAGAGTATCGTCCTGATGCGGCGCTTTTGAAATTCTGGGGGCTGCACAATGTCAAGGATGCTGTTTTTGTGCGGGGCAAAGGGTGCTACCAATGCAACAATACCGGTTTCAAGGGGCGTAGTGGGGTTTACGAGATTCTGGTCAATGACGATCAGGTCCAGGATATGATCCTGCACCGGGCGTCTTCCCAGGAAATCACCAGAACCCTGCAAAAGAATGGTAACCTTCGTACCCTCAAGGAAGACGCCGCGTTTAAGGTTTTGCAAGGCGTAACAACCCTGGAAGAGGCCACTCGGGCCGTTATGGTATAG
- a CDS encoding ExeA family protein — translation MDYFALLELEREPFSNSPDPAFFYESAHHVTCLQQLELAIHLRRGLNVVMGRVGTGKTTLSRELVRRLDGQSDVRVHLVLDPSFASAEEFLVAIEKMVLGDNQPGISRWQRKERIKKQLFAAGVEESTLSVLLIDEGQKLSLDCLEIVRELLNYETNTGKLLQVVIFAQEEFGQTLQQMENFQDRINFLYHLGPMSFREMRAMIRFRLQQSAQPGVRRLPSFTFPALWLTYRMTRGYPRKVIHICHRILLALIIQGKTRITWDMVRVAGSSVQGGRSRAGSRRTSWKSALAMSVLIMAGIWVGHAQGLLPVDIWARFMASDVPEQADGIAGTASHNGSAGNSTAADAMLTATSNSKFGAVPPQDEDAVFRNNVFPSPFLGVIRVRSGDVMYRFVRGIYTPSSLADLQDRLQVVVGHNPGLKNRPGRLLVGTKVVFPTPDPVPDPFGRGRYWVMLDNAGELESMYRLHEQDSEYTCLVVHWNRENGYSFSLMHAQGFLNEESASRVVRSYPSGRYKEPVVIDRNTWANDVFFTPLPGPNDNPVQTVRFSTESNTTRHIETARISG, via the coding sequence ATGGATTATTTCGCACTTTTGGAGTTGGAAAGGGAGCCATTTTCCAATTCACCTGATCCGGCTTTTTTTTACGAATCAGCCCATCATGTGACCTGCCTGCAGCAGCTGGAACTGGCCATTCATCTCCGCCGTGGCCTCAATGTGGTCATGGGCCGGGTGGGTACGGGCAAGACCACTCTTTCCAGGGAGCTTGTACGCCGGCTGGACGGGCAGAGTGATGTGCGTGTTCATCTGGTTCTTGACCCGTCCTTTGCCTCGGCCGAGGAATTTCTTGTGGCCATCGAAAAGATGGTGCTCGGGGACAACCAGCCGGGGATTTCCAGATGGCAGCGCAAGGAACGTATCAAAAAGCAGCTGTTTGCGGCAGGGGTGGAGGAGTCGACTCTCTCGGTGCTACTCATTGACGAAGGGCAGAAACTTTCCCTGGATTGTCTGGAAATAGTGCGGGAGCTTCTCAATTACGAGACCAATACGGGCAAGCTTCTTCAGGTTGTTATTTTTGCCCAGGAGGAATTCGGTCAGACCCTGCAACAGATGGAGAATTTTCAGGACCGGATCAATTTTTTGTATCATCTCGGACCCATGTCCTTCAGGGAAATGCGGGCCATGATTCGTTTCCGCCTGCAGCAAAGTGCTCAACCCGGGGTTCGGCGATTGCCATCATTCACCTTTCCAGCTCTTTGGCTCACTTACCGCATGACCCGGGGGTATCCCCGCAAGGTGATCCACATCTGTCATCGTATTCTCCTTGCCCTGATCATTCAGGGCAAGACCCGCATCACGTGGGACATGGTCAGGGTTGCAGGCAGTTCGGTGCAGGGTGGGCGGTCGCGTGCTGGATCACGGCGGACGTCCTGGAAGAGTGCCCTGGCCATGAGTGTGCTGATCATGGCGGGAATATGGGTAGGGCATGCCCAGGGCCTTTTGCCGGTGGATATTTGGGCCCGATTCATGGCGTCTGATGTACCCGAGCAGGCGGATGGGATTGCCGGAACGGCATCTCATAACGGGAGCGCAGGAAACAGTACTGCTGCTGATGCCATGCTTACGGCAACTTCCAATTCGAAGTTTGGAGCGGTTCCTCCTCAGGATGAAGATGCTGTTTTCAGGAACAATGTTTTCCCGTCCCCGTTTTTGGGCGTGATCCGTGTCCGTTCCGGCGATGTGATGTACCGGTTTGTTCGGGGAATATATACCCCTTCTTCCCTGGCAGACCTTCAGGACAGGTTGCAGGTTGTGGTCGGGCACAACCCTGGTTTGAAAAATCGTCCTGGCCGGCTGCTGGTGGGCACCAAGGTGGTTTTTCCCACGCCCGATCCGGTGCCGGATCCCTTTGGTCGGGGACGCTACTGGGTGATGCTGGATAATGCGGGTGAGCTTGAATCCATGTATCGTCTTCATGAGCAGGACAGCGAATATACGTGCCTAGTGGTTCATTGGAATCGGGAGAACGGGTATTCATTTTCTCTGATGCATGCCCAGGGTTTTTTGAATGAAGAGAGTGCCAGTCGGGTTGTTAGGAGTTATCCGTCAGGGCGTTACAAAGAGCCCGTGGTGATTGATCGGAACACATGGGCCAATGATGTTTTTTTCACACCGCTGCCGGGTCCTAATGACAACCCCGTGCAAACGGTGAGATTTTCGACTGAGTCGAATACGACTCGGCATATTGAAACGGCGAGGATATCAGGTTGA